A genomic window from Nicotiana sylvestris chromosome 11, ASM39365v2, whole genome shotgun sequence includes:
- the LOC104241358 gene encoding methyl-CpG-binding domain-containing protein 10-like codes for MASKNEVVSVELPAPAGWKKTFLPKKGGGTPKKKEIVFTAPTGEEITTKRQLEQYLKSHPGSPPIMEFDWGAGETPRRSSRISGKAKAASPSTESETPKKRSRKSSASKKDVKDNEVHEETEAAKDEKDVDMQEAEKHEKDTLSVEAEKGVEQKQDEGKDENKDMEKDVEKKDEVQTTEEAAEKQDEMHSSDAVKENQAGKEREDRTEDGKSEDAPSKVADVEKDVKMADNAAEKKDEMHSSNVDAVKQNQADKKSEGQTEDGKAEEAAEGDKDVKMADNFQHPEDVGEASVVKEAPLEKEPEATKDEEGKDVQVQESVEQKQTETKKEDPSAAVEKDVKMADNAAEKKDEMHSSNVDAVKENQADKKSEGQTEDGKAEDAPAEAAEGDKDVKMADNFQHPEDVEEASVVKEAPLGKEADVPEATKDEEGKDVQVQESVEQKPTETKKEDLSAAEEKKHQPEQEQRDENGAATKSTGDGDALMNSDISKKVEEEVTENGNEADEANP; via the coding sequence tttCTGCCTAAGAAAGGAGGAGGGACTCCGAAGAAAAAAGAGATCGTATTTACTGCACCAACGGGGGAGGAGATCACTACAAAGAGACAGTTGGAGCAGTACCTGAAGTCACACCCTGGCAGTCCACCAATCATGGAGTTTGACTGGGGAGCTGGTGAAACTCCAAGAAGATCCTCAAGAATCAGTGGAAAGGCAAAGGCAGCTTCACCTTCAACAGAAAGTGAGACTCCAAAAAAGCGAAGCAGAAAATCTTCAGCTTCTAAGAAGGATGTGAAAGACAATGAAGTCCATGAAGAAACAGAAGCGGCAAAGGATGAAAAGGATGTTGACATGCAAGAAGCTGAAAAACATGAAAAGGATACTCTGTCTGTGGAAGCTGAGAAGGGGGTCGAACAGAAACAGGATGAGGGAAAAGATGAAAACAAGGATATGGAGAAAGATGTAGAGAAGAAAGATGAAGTCCAAACTACTGAGGAGGCTGCAGAGAAGCAAGATGAAATGCATTCTTCTGATGCTGTGAAGGAGAACCAAGCTGGAAAGGAGAGGGAAGATCGAACTGAAGATGGCAAATCGGAAGATGCTCCATCCAAAGTGGCTGACGTTGAGAAAGATGTCAAAATGGCGGATAATGCTGCGGAGAAGAAAGATGAAATGCATTCTTCTAATGTTGATGCTGTGAAGCAGAACCAAGCTGACAAGAAAAGTGAAGGCCAAACTGAAGATGGCAAAGCAGAAGAAGCAGCTGAGGGTGACAAAGATGTCAAAATGGCAGATAATTTTCAACACCCTGAAGATGTTGGAGAGGCATCGGTGGTGAAAGAGGCCCCTCTCGAGAAAGAACCTGAAGCTACTAAGGATGAGGAAGGGAAGGATGTACAAGTTCAAGAAAGTGTGGAACAGAAACAAACTGAGACAAAGAAAGAGGATCCTAGTGCTGCTGTTGAGAAAGATGTCAAAATGGCGGATAATGCTGCAGAGAAGAAAGATGAAATGCATTCTTCTAATGTTGATGCTGTGAAGGAGAACCAAGCTGACAAGAAAAGTGAAGGCCAAACTGAAGACGGCAAAGCAGAAGATGCTCCTGCCGAAGCAGCTGAGGGTGACAAAGATGTCAAAATGGCAGATAATTTTCAACATCCTGAAGATGTTGAAGAGGCATCGGTGGTGAAAGAGGCCCCTCTCGGGAAAGAAGCTGATGTTCCTGAAGCTACTAAGGATGAGGAAGGGAAGGATGTACAAGTTCAAGAAAGTGTGGAACAGAAACCTACTGAAACAAAGAAAGAGGATCTTAGTGCTGCTGAGGAAAAGAAGCATCAACCGGAACAAGAACAGAGAGATGAAAATGGTGCAGCAACAAAGAGCACTGGAGATGGAGATGCTTTGATGAACAGTGACATAAGCAAGAAGGTGGAGGAAGAAGTAACTGAAAACGGGAACGAGGCTGATGAGGCCAACCCTTGA